Proteins from a genomic interval of Bradyrhizobium sp. CCBAU 53340:
- a CDS encoding protein-glutamate O-methyltransferase CheR produces the protein MTPADYDYLRKFLKERSGLDLSPDKQYLVESRLLPLARKASLPGIPDLVLKIRNGDGRLATDVVEAMTTNETFFFRDKIPFDHLRDSIVPGLIQARAARKSLRIWSAASSTGQEPYSIAMCLKEMGPALAGWRIEIVATDLSQEVLEKSKAGVYSQFEVQRGLPIQLLMKYFTQCSDVWQLNADVRAMVQFRQLNLLQDFSHLGTFDVIFCRNVLIYFDQDTKAVTFERMAKGLEADGTLLLGAAESVVGITDVFRPISDRRGLYQLNPARSGRPMGGLMPQPLKVAAAR, from the coding sequence GTGACGCCCGCGGACTACGACTACCTCCGCAAGTTCCTGAAAGAACGCTCCGGTCTCGATCTCTCGCCCGACAAGCAATATCTGGTCGAGAGCCGGTTGCTGCCGCTGGCCCGCAAGGCGAGTCTGCCTGGCATTCCCGATCTCGTTCTCAAGATCAGGAACGGCGATGGCCGGCTCGCGACCGACGTGGTCGAGGCCATGACCACCAACGAGACCTTCTTCTTCCGCGACAAAATCCCGTTCGATCATCTGCGCGACAGCATCGTGCCCGGCCTGATCCAGGCCCGCGCCGCGCGCAAGAGCTTACGGATCTGGTCAGCGGCTTCGTCGACGGGGCAGGAGCCCTATTCGATCGCGATGTGCCTGAAGGAGATGGGCCCGGCGCTCGCCGGCTGGCGCATCGAGATTGTTGCCACCGATCTGTCGCAGGAGGTGCTGGAGAAATCCAAAGCCGGCGTCTACAGCCAGTTCGAGGTGCAGCGCGGCCTGCCGATCCAGCTGCTGATGAAATATTTCACCCAATGCAGCGATGTCTGGCAGCTCAACGCCGATGTCCGCGCGATGGTGCAATTCCGTCAGCTCAATCTGTTGCAGGACTTCTCCCATCTCGGCACGTTCGACGTGATCTTCTGCCGCAACGTGCTGATCTATTTCGATCAGGACACCAAGGCGGTGACCTTCGAGCGGATGGCGAAGGGCCTGGAAGCCGATGGCACGCTGCTCCTGGGTGCTGCGGAATCCGTCGTCGGCATCACCGATGTGTTCCGCCCCATCTCCGATCGGCGTGGTCTCTATCAGCTCAACCCCGCGCGCTCCGGCCGCCCGATGGGCGGCTTGATGCCGCAGCCGCTGAAAGTCGCCGCGGCAAGGTGA